From Primulina tabacum isolate GXHZ01 chromosome 2, ASM2559414v2, whole genome shotgun sequence, one genomic window encodes:
- the LOC142536988 gene encoding calcium-transporting ATPase 2, plasma membrane-type-like yields MESLLSEKWDVEPKHASAEALQRWRDLCGFVKNPKRRFRFTANLSKRHEAAAMRKTNQEKLRIAVLVSKAAFQFIQGVQPSDYTVPKEVEAAGFRICADELGSIVEGHDVKKLKFHGGASGLVEKLATSSTDGLSTDTESLSRREQSYGINKFQESEIRSFWVFVWEALQDMTLMILGVCAFISLMVGIATEGWPKGAHDGLGIVASILLVVFVTATSDYRQSLQFKDLDKEKKKIAIQVTRNGYRQKISIYELLPGDIVHLSIGDQVPADGLFLSGFSVLIDESSLTGESEPVMVGSENPFLLSGTKVQDGSCKMLVTTVGMRTQWGKLMATLSEGGDEETPLQVKLNGVATIIGKIGLFFAVVTFAVLVQKMVGLKWHEGTMFRWSGDNALELLEYFAIAVTIVVVAVPEGLPLAVTLSLAFAMKKMMNDKALVRNLAACETMGSATTICSDKTGTLTTNHMTVVKSYICMEVKDLSEPRTTSALRSELPETVVKTLLQSIFNNTGGEVVVNKQGKREILGTPTETAILEFGLSLGGDFREERQANKLVKVEPFNSTKKRMGVVLELPGRGLRAHTKGASEIILAACEKVIDSNGEVVPLNEASICRLKETIDQFASEALRTLCLAYVELENGFSPNDAIPASGYTCIGIVGIKDPVRPGVRESVALCRSAGVTVRMVTGDNINTAKAIARECGILTDDGIAIEGPVFREKSMEELLELIPKIQVMARSSPLDKHTLVKHLRTTFNEVVAVTGDGTNDAPALHEADIGLAMGIAGTEVAKESADVIILDDNFSTIVTVAKWGRSVYVNIQKFVQFQLTVNIVALVVNFSSACLTGTAPLTAVQLLWVNMIMDTLGALALATEPPSDELMKRSPVGRKGNFISAVMWRNILGQSLYQFLVIWFLQAWGKTIFMLHSCPDSDLILNTIIFNSFVFCQLFNEVNSREMEKIDVLEGILDNYVFASVLGSTVLFQIIIVEYLGTFANTTPLTFLQWFFSIFIGFLGMPIAVGLKRIPIES; encoded by the exons AGCATGCGTCGGCGGAGGCGTTGCAGCGATGGAGGGATCTCTGTGGGTTCGTTAAGAACCCAAAGCGACGGTTCAGATTCACTGCTAATTTATCCAAGCGCCACGAGGCTGCTGCCATGCGCAAAACTAATCAG gAGAAGTTGAGAATAGCGGTCCTGGTCTCAAAAGCTGCCTTCCAATTCATACAAG GTGTGCAGCCGAGTGATTACACTGTACCTAAGGAAGTTGAAGCTGCTGGTTTTCGGATTTGTGCTGATGAACTAGGGTCCATAGTCGAAGGTCACGATGTTAAAAAGCTAAAGTTTCATGGGGGGGCATCTGGCCTTGTAGAAAAGCTCGCCACAAGCTCCACAGATGGGCTTTCTACTGATACTGAATCTCTTAGTCGAAGAGAACAGAGTTATGGCATCAATAAGTTCCAAGAAAGCGAAATTCGGAGCTTTTGGGTGTTTGTTTGGGAAGCCCTTCAAGATATGACCCTCATGATCCTTGGTGTATGTGCGTTTATTTCTTTGATGGTTGGCATTGCCACTGAGGGATGGCCAAAGGGAGCTCATGATGGACTGGGGATCGTTGCTAGTATTTTGTTGGTCGTGTTTGTGACAGCTACAAGTGATTATCGTCAGTCTTTGCAATTCAAGGATTTGGACAAGGAAAAGAAGAAAATCGCCATCCAGGTTACAAGAAACGGGTACAGACAGAAGATATCAATATACGAGCTTCTTCCAGGTGATATTGTGCATCTTTCAATCGGTGATCAAGTCCCTGCAGATGGGCTTTTTCTTTCAGGATTCTCTGTTTTGATTGACGAATCTAGTCTGACTGGAGAAAGTGAGCCGGTCATGGTTGGTTCCGAAAATCCATTTCTTCTCTCTGGAACCAAGGTCCAAGATGGCTCGTGCAAGATGCTTGTTACCACTGTTGGCATGAGAACTCAGTGGGGGAAGTTAATGGCAACACTAAGTGAAGGAGGGGACGAGGAAACACCATTGCAAGTTAAACTTAATGGGGTGGCGACTATTATCGGAAAGATAGGCCTCTTTTTTGCTGTGGTGACATTTGCTGTTTTAGTTCAAAAAATGGTTGGCCTTAAATGGCATGAGGGAACAATGTTTCGCTGGTCAGGAGACAATGCTTTAGAGTTATTAGAATACTTCGCCATTGCAGTTACCATTGTTGTTGTTGCAGTTCCTGAGGGGCTCCCTCTAGCCGTGACTTTGAGCCTTGCTTTTGCCATGaaaaaaatgatgaatgataaagCTCTTGTACGAAACTTGGCTGCCTGTGAGACAATGGGGTCGGCCACAACCATATGTAGTGACAAAACCGGGACGTTGACGACTAATCACATGACAGTGGTGAAATCATACATTTGTATGGAGGTTAAGGATCTGAGCGAACCAAGAACTACATCTGCTCTACGCTCTGAGCTTCCTGAAACAGTTGTTAAAACTCTGTTGCAGTCCATTTTCAACAATACTGGTGGAGAAGTTGTGGTTAACAAGCAAGGAAAACGAGAGATTTTGGGGACTCCGACTGAGACAGCTATCTTGGAGTTTGGACTGTCTCTTGGAGGCGATTTTCGGGAAGAAAGACAAGCGAATAAATTAGTGAAGGTCGAACCATTTAACTCCACAAAGAAGAGGATGGGTGTTGTGTTGGAGCTTCCAGGACGCGGACTTAGAGCTCATACTAAAGGTGCTTCAGAGATTATTCTTGCTGCATGTGAAAAGGTGATTGATTCGAATGGTGAAGTTGTCCCCCTCAATGAAGCATCCATTTGTCGTCTTAAAGAAACCATTGATCAGTTTGCGAGTGAGGCTCTGAGAACACTATGTCTTGCCTATGTAGAACTCGAAAACGGGTTCTCCCCAAACGATGCTATTCCAGCATCTGGTTATACTTGTATAGGGATTGTGGGAATCAAAGATCCTGTACGTCCCGGAGTAAGGGAATCTGTTGCACTTTGCCGTTCAGCTGGCGTGACTGTTCGGATGGTTACAGGAGACAACATCAACACTGCAAAAGCTATTGCGAGAGAGTGTGGGATACTTACTGATGATGGTATAGCCATTGAAGGTCCTGTTTTTCGCGAAAAAAGTATGGAGGAATTGCTTGAATTAATTCCCAAGATTCAG GTTATGGCTCGGTCTTCGCCACTAGACAAGCACACATTGGTTAAGCACTTGAGAACAACATTTAACGAGGTTGTGGCAGTGACTGGTGATGGGACAAATGATGCTCCTGCACTACATGAAGCGGATATTGGACTTGCAATGGGAATTGCAGGAACTGAG GTAGCAAAAGAGAGTGCGGATGTCATAATTTTGGATGATAATTTCTCCACAATTGTGACTGTTGCCAAATGGGGACGCTCAGTTTATGTTAACATACAGAAGTTTGTGCAGTTCCAGCTGACTGTTAATATTGTTGCATTGGTCGTAAACTTTTCCTCTGCCTGCTTGACTG GAACTGCTCCTCTGACTGCAGTTCAACTCCTGTGGGTAAATATGATTATGGACACATTAGGTGCACTCGCACTGGCAACCGAGCCTCCTAGCGACGAGCTAATGAAAAGGTCTCCTGTTGGAAGGAAGGGCAACTTCATTAGTGCTGTTATGTGGAGGAACATCCTAGGGCAATCTTTGTATCAGTTTTTGGTCATATGGTTTCTTCAAGCTTGGGGAAAGACAATATTCATGCTTCATAGTTGCCCTGATTCTGATTTGATCCTCAACACGATTATTTTCAACTCATTTGTTTTCTGTCAG CTCTTCAATGAGGTGAACTCCAGAGAAATGGAGAAAATCGATGTGCTCGAAGGAATTCTTGATAACTATGTTTTTGCATCAGTTCTTGGTTCTACAGTGCTATTCCAGATCATAATCGTTGAATACCTTGGCACATTTGCAAACACAACTCCACTTACCTTTTTGCAATGGTTTTTCAGCATATTCATTGGATTCTTGGGCATGCCGATTGCTGTAGGTTTGAAGAGAATTCCTATAGAGAGCTAA
- the LOC142536987 gene encoding LOW QUALITY PROTEIN: uncharacterized protein LOC142536987 (The sequence of the model RefSeq protein was modified relative to this genomic sequence to represent the inferred CDS: deleted 1 base in 1 codon): MEKRLRFSLRTSAEDFLSSAASLPYKSSKTTVKALINTLAPTSNLTSTLPVFLRSSILQSIVKFKNLADSTSNASPKTPPAKRLRRSSRNKQDDEASHATNCEDERQSIAEKLRVFAHILRLCVFHPENVFSASDLLPAAQELHDNLIFFESDSGLLSEIATLCEDWWKGNLSGKETLITQSLPVILSRSLTLKKKVDVHRVYALRDAFMLFDFEDDSIEDLKHLLIRCVISPLYLKTEDGLKFIAFLFGLSAQLAKEVFAMIKSQIPYRRKSMVEAYGEIIFRAWKAVEGSSKEEIEKGFLQGLIEDAICASSEALAASVRRILRVFVSNRTIIGVEKLIFHLTEPVIFRSLQASNSNVRQNALHLLLDLFPLEDPNATKEVKDTLLEKQLFLLEKLLVDECPDVRVVSVEGSCRILCLFWEIIPSSTITKIITIIFDHMTHDACTEVRLSTVNGVMYLLGNPQSHEVLKVLLPRLGHLILDSTLAVRGAVIDLLLLLKDIRNFHFHKVVSLDTLCYTLANDQPLVARKITKLLVPSYFPSKVTEEEACKRCITLIKRSPTAGARFCEFVASEGASRRSLMKLFKVLISLTLSSVKLEQEQIVGLLLAASHLCSKLAHDGSFLTALKEALPSDKLKRLFTIASTARAQSSVCNMVSATSPGAVDDLFEECLGLTTECGDLSGNVEKQIEVRSAHKMIWSCGWFNDMFEALVGFLQKAAYGCHVTFAIDLGKNGNHAAKQRKNKSSTKTSLQSRYSRGKKSSDNAKNNFFMDYAIAAGVSWQITDLLQSENSRQAILESRNLENAFNALKVISEASILNSLKNDCMDTSPVAAYMTLTLLMSLHNIRISGNKDPTQASIIDLTMDHLLHCANKIFRTNEHKRPENMLSVSMKSSKRAPVYETNTRESQTGASLSKHMGILNVEKMLLAVLKFIVDANAMNLVPNCQERCLNFALEKLKFIISNLRRHFIARTQFLEEDLKENFHCLKSSFTYAAKLLNLVFKTCEPSSPQPRAYDLVNEMFNLVISIEEFYGYGYAARFAAIVEPWIPDLILALGSFHLRKHTQEEGVGSVLSRNDTLPLSSWKNILAVIEVQELIILEEDTEFIPNSRFSAFKKLVETMTQMLRTNNNVLDAVGAILLADSLQALQSKNYTSSLGLLHFVCVKLVQSEDLELKELKFMLASFEQLHSKLETETEELGDGDHDRQKLLKAIALLEPVFMSSVFD, encoded by the exons ATGGAAAAAAGGCTCCGATTCTCGCTGCGAACCTCCGCCGAGGATTTCCTTTCATCCGCCGCCAGTCTTCCCTACAAATCCTCCAAAACCACCGTCAAAGCCTTAATCAACACCCTTGCTCCCACATCTAACTTGACGTCCACTCTCCCTGTATTCCTACGCAGTTCAATTTTACAATCCATTGTCAAATTCAAAAACCTAGCTGACTCAACTTCCAATGCATCGCCCAAAACTCCTCCTGCTAAGCGCCTCCGAAGGTCCTCTAGAAATAAGCAAGATGACGAGGCATCTCACGCCACCAACTGCGAAGATGAGAGGCAGTCTATTGCTGAGAAGCTTCGGGTTTTTGCACACATTTTGCGCCTCTGTGTTTTCCATCCTGAAAATGTGTTTTCCGCTTCTGATTTGTTGCCTGCTGCTCAAGAGTTGCATGATAACTTAATTTTTTTCGAGTCTGACTCGGGTTTGCTTTCTGAAATTGCTACTTTATGTGAAGATTGGTGGAAGGGGAATTTATCAGGGAAGGAAACCCTGATAACTCAGTCGCTGCCGGTTATTTTGTCACGATCATTGACTTTGAAAAAGAAGGTGGACGTCCACAGAGTGTACGCGCTTCGGGATGCTTTTATGTTGTTTGATTTTGAAGATGACAGCATTGAGGACTTGAAGCATTTGTTGATTCGCTGCGTGATTTCACCTTTGTATTTGAAAACAGAGGACGGCCTCAAATTTATAGCTTTTTTGTTCGGACTAAGTGCGCAGCTTGCCAAGGAGGTGTTTGCAATGATTAAGTCTCAGATTCCTTATCGGCGCAAATCAATGGTGGAGGCATATGGTGAAATTATTTTCAGAGCATGGAAAGCAGTGGAGGGGTCCAGCAAGGAAGAGATTGAGAAAGGGTTCTTGCAGGGTTTGATTGAAGATGCGATATGTGCCAGCTCGGAGGCATTAGCTGCATCAGTTAGGCGTATTTTGAGAGTTTTTGTTAGTAACCGAACTATAATTGGAGTGgaaaaactgatttttcatcTGACAGAGCCCGTGATTTTTCGTTCACTTCAG GCATCAAACTCAAATGTTCGTCAAAATGCATTGCACTTACTTCTGGACCTGTTTCCGCTTGAGGATCCTAATGCAACTAAAGAGGTCAAGGATACACTACTTGAAAAGCAATTATTTCTGTTGGAGAAACTGCTCGTggatgaatgcccagatgtcaGGGTTGTATCAGTAGAAGGCAGTTGCCGGATTCTTTGTCTGTTTTGGGAAATCATTCCTTCATCAACCATTACAAAGATAATTACAATAATTTTTGACCATATGACACATGATGCTTGCACAGAAGTCAGACTCTCCACTGTGAATGGTGTTATGTATTTGCTTGGGAATCCTCAATCTCATGAGGTTCTTAAAGTGCTTTTACCTAGATTGGGACATTTGATTTTAGATTCTACATTAGCTGTACGTGGTGCTGTCATTGATCTCCTACTTCTCTTGAAAGACATCCGGAATTTTCATTTCCACAAG GTAGTTTCATTAGATACATTGTGTTACACACTTGCTAATGACCAACCACTGGTAGCAAGGAAAATCACTAAACTTCTTGTCCCGTCATACTTCCCATCTAAGGTTACCGAAGAAGAAGCATGCAAACGTTGTATCACTTTAATTAAAAGATCACCTACAGCAGGAGCAAGGTTTTGTGAGTTTGTGGCATCAGAAGGAGCATCTCGTAGATCTCTAATGAAactttttaaagttttgatcagTTTAACTCTGTCATCTGTTAAATTGGAACAAGAGCAGATTGTGGGTTTACTTCTTGCTGCATCCCACCTATGCAGCAAGCTTGCACATGATGGTTCTTTCCTGACAGCTCTCAAGGAAGCGTTACCAAGTGACAAACTGAAGCGCCTGTTTACTATTGCTTCCACTGCACGAGCTCAATCTTCTGTCTGCAACATGGTCTCAGCCACCTCTCCGGGTGCTGTAGATGACCTTTTTGAGGAGTGCCTGGGTTTGACCACAGAATGCGGTGATTTATCAGGTAATGTTGAGAAGCAAATTGAAGTGAGGTCTGCCCACAAGATGATCTGGTCTTGTGGTTGGTTCAATGACATGTTTGAGGCTCTAGTTGGATTTCTGCAGAAAGCTGCTTACGGATGTCATGTTACCTTTGCTATAGATCTAGGTAAAAATGGTAATCATGCAGCAAAACAGAGGAAGAATAAGTCTTCCACTAAAACATCATTACAATCCAGATATAGCAGAGGAAAAAAGTCATCTGACAatgctaaaaataattttttcatggattatgCAATTGCTGCTGGAGTGTCATGGCAAATTACGGACTTACTGCAGTCTGAAAATTCAAGACAAGCTATATTAGAATCTCGAAATTTAGAAAACGCATTCAATGCACTGAAAGTAATTTCTGAGGCTAGTATCCTGAATTCCCTGAAAAATGATTGTATGGACACATCTCCTGTTGCTGCTTATATGACTCTTACTCTTCTTATGTCTCTTCATAACATCAGAATAAGCGGGAACAAGGATCCTACACAG GCAAGTATCATAGACTTGACAATGGACCATTTGCTTCACTGTGCAAACAAGATATTCAGAACTAATGAACATAAAAGGCCAGAAAATATGCTTTCTGTATCAATGAAATCCAGCAAGAGAGCGCCTGTCTATGAAACAAACACAAGGGAATCTCAAACAG GTGCCAGTTTAAGTAAACACATGGGGATATTGAATGTGGAGAAGATGCTACTTGCAGTTTTAAAGTTTATCGTTGATGCAAATGCTATGAATCTTGTTCCAAACTGTCAAGAAAGATGCTTGAATTTTGCACtggaaaaattgaaattcatcATCTCCAATTTAAGGCGACACTTCATTGCTCGGACACAGTTCTTAGAAGAAGACCTAAAGGAAAATTTTCATTGTTTAAAAAGCTCGTTTACATACGCAGCAAAGTTACTTAATTTAGTGTTTAAAACTTGTGAACCTTCATCACCACAACCAAGAGCATATGATCTTGTCAATGAAATGTTTAACCTCGTTATTTCGATCGAAGAGTTTTACGGATATGGATATGCTGCTCGTTTTGCTGCCATTGTGGAGCCATGGATTCCTGATCTGATTTTGGCTCTCGGATCCTTCCACTTGAGGAAACATACTCAAGAAGAGGGTGTTGGTTCTGTTCTATCCAGGAATGACACATTACCTCTTTCCTCATGGAAAAACATCCTAGCAGTTATCGAGGTTCAGGAACTTATAATCTTAGAGGAGGATACTGAGTTTATTCCAAACTCACGGTTTTCTGCTTTCAAGAAACTTGTGGAAACAATGACTCAGATGTTGAGAACAAACAATAATGTGCTAGATGCTGTTGGAGCGATTTTATTAGCTGATTCACTACAGGCACTACAGAGCAAGAATTAC ACATCGTCCTTGGGTCTTTTGCATTTTGTCTGCGTAAAGTTAGTCCAGTCAGAAGACCTTGAACTGAAAGAACTAAAGTTTATGTTGGCGTCCTTTGAACAGCTACACTCTAAATTGGAGACTGAAACGGAGGAGCTAGGTGATGGTGATCACGACAGACAAAAGTTGCTCAAAGCTATAGCGTTGCTCGAGCCTGTTTTCATGTCTTCGGTGTTTGATTGA
- the LOC142536989 gene encoding LOB domain-containing protein 37-like translates to MSCNGCRVLRKGCSETCILRHCLQWIESPESQGHATVFVAKFFGRAGLMSFISAVPENHRPALFQSLLFEAAGRTVNPVNGAVGLLLTGNWHVCQTAVETVLRGGALKPIAEFLGGASDPDDLSDCTNMFNLRDPSLTSRSKLQKRRRLPEDPVRIMQLSDLDLSLTPGFHGKNTSPLPRTRRLGSPSMNSEESMTTTCGDHQTKNEIKLLNLFN, encoded by the exons ATGAGTTGCAATGGATGCCGGGTTCTTCGGAAGGGATGCAGCGAAACGTGTATTTTGAGGCACTGTTTACAGTGGATTGAAAGCCCCGAATCTCAAGGCCACGCCACCGTTTTTGTGGCCAAGTTCTTCGGCCGCGCCGGTCTCATGTCCTTCATCTCCGCCGTCCCGGAAAATCATAGACCTG CCCTCTTCCAGTCTTTGCTGTTTGAAGCTGCAGGAAGAACGGTTAACCCTGTAAACGGCGCGGTGGGGCTTCTCTTGACCGGGAACTGGCACGTTTGCCAGACGGCGGTTGAGACCGTTCTCCGTGGTGGCGCGTTGAAGCCGATAGCGGAGTTCCTCGGCGGTGCGTCCGATCCCGACGACTTGTCTGACTGCACGAACATGTTCAATCTCCGAGATCCATCCCTGACTTCACGATCAAAGTTGCAGAAGCGCCGCCGTCTCCCGGAGGATCCGGTTCGGATCATGCAGTTATCTGATCTTGATCTCAGTTTAACACCGGGTTTCCATGGTAAAAATACGAGCCCTTTACCCAGGACGCGGCGACTGGGGAGCCCATCGATGAATTCCGAGGAATCTATGACGACAACTTGTGGAGATCATCAAACAAAAAACGAAATAAAACTTCTAAACTTGTTCAATTAA
- the LOC142536993 gene encoding transcription factor MYB1-like: protein MGRSPCCSKEGLNKGAWTAMEDKILTDYVKIHGQGKWRKLPKKAGLNRCGKSCRLRWLNYLRPDIKRGHLSTDEEDLIIRLHKLLGNRWSLIAGRLPGRTDNEIKNYWNTNIAKKRAMADPKLAKQSTTKKENPSASQPQLPNSVVSHVIRTKAKRASEAFVVTNPSQNVENVESTSAFGQSQVENHKAEKLESDQFGMVDFKLDDKFFSDLFSSELFTFSDQKLDNGLGEDSLNNMKNSTGYPTTNSCQIPDEKQQDFDMGSMMNIDPEMDWFQD, encoded by the exons ATGGGGAGAAGTCCTTGTTGTTCCAAAGAAGGCTTAAACAAAGGGGCATGGACTGCCATGGAAGACAAAATTCTCACAGATTATGTTAAGATACATGGCCAAGGAAAATGGCGAAAGCTACCCAAGAAAGCAG GCCTTAATAGATGCGGAAAAAGTTGTAGGCTTCGTTGGTTGAATTATTTACGACCGGATatcaagagaggacatctaagTACAGATGAAGAGGATCTTATTATCAGACTTCACAAGCTCCTTGGAAACAG atGGTCTTTAATAGCTGGAAGGCTTCCGGGGCGAACAGACAATGAAATCAAGAATTACTGGAACACCAACATTGCCAAGAAGCGAGCAATGGCTGATCCTAAACTGGCTAAACAATCCACAACGAAGAAAGAAAATCCATCAGCAAGCCAACCTCAACTTCCCAACAGCGTAGTATCACATGTAATTCGTACGAAGGCGAAAAGGGCTTCTGAGGCTTTCGTCGTAACGAATCCGTCCCAAAATGTTGAAAATGTTGAATCCACATCTGCATTTGGACAGTCACAAGTTGAAAATCATAAGGCGGAAAAGTTGGAATCTGATCAGTTTGGCATGGTGGATTTCAAACTGGACGACAAGTTCTTTTCCGATCTATTCAGCTCTGAGCTCTTCACATTTTCTGATCAGAAGCTGGATAATGGATTGGGGGAGGATTCACTCAATAACATGAAGAACAGCACCGGCTATCCTACTACAAATTCGTGTCAGATTCCTGATGAAAAGCAGCAGGATTTTGATATGGGATCGATGATGAATATAGATCCTGAGATGGACTGGTTTCAAGATTGA
- the LOC142536990 gene encoding peroxidase 51-like, which yields MDRFKCLIKLLLPLCLSIILFSSSISAQLRSNFYSKTCPDVEKIVRTAVTAKFRQTFVTVPATLRLFFHDCFVSGCDASVIVASTPGNKAEKDHPDNLSLAGDGFDTVIKAKAAVDKVARCKNRVSCADILALATRDVIVLAGGPSYTVELGRLDGLSSTEASVDGNLPQPTFNLNQLTSMFATRGLNQTDMIALSAAHTLGFSHCSKFSNRIYSFNRTNPIDPTLNRQYATQLRGMCPKKVDPTIAIDMDPTTPRTFDNAYYKNLQTGKGLFTSDQVLFTDTRSRPTVNTWASNTRAFNASFIQAITKLGRVGIKTGRNGNIRFDCGRFN from the exons ATGGATCGGTTCAAATGTCTAATCAAGCTATTGTTACCTCTTTGTCtgagtattattttattttcgagCTCCATTTCAGCACAGCTGAGGTCAAATTTCTACTCAAAAACTTGTCCTGACGTTGAGAAAATTGTCCGAACAGCTGTGACGGCCAAATTCCGACAAACATTTGTAACAGTTCCCGCAACCCTTCGTCTATTCTTTCACGATTGTTTTGTTTCG GGGTGTGATGCATCGGTTATTGTAGCGTCTACACCAGGGAATAAGGCTGAAAAAGATCACCCGGACAATTTATCATTGGCCGGAGACGGATTCGACACAGTGATCAAAGCCAAAGCTGCCGTGGATAAAGTTGCTAGATGCAAAAATAGGGTATCTTGTGCTGATATTCTTGCATTAGCCACTCGTGACGTCATTGTCCTG GCTGGTGGGCCTTCATATACTGTGGAGTTGGGGAGATTGGATGGtttgagttcaactgaagcaaGTGTTGATGGAAATTTGCCTCAGCCAACTTTCAATCTGAACCAGCTTACTTCCATGTTTGCGACAAGAGGCCTAAATCAGACAGACATGATTGCTCTCTCAG CTGCCCACACACTAGGATTTTCCCACTGCAGTAAATTTTCCAACCGGATATACAGTTTCAACCGGACCAACCCTATCGATCCAACCCTTAACCGGCAGTATGCGACCCAGTTGCGAGGAATGTGTCCCAAAAAAGTTGACCCGACGATTGCAATTGACATGGATCCTACAACACCAAGAACATTCGACAACGCGTACTACAAAAATCTTCAGACTGGAAAGGGCCTATTCACTTCGGACCAAGTCCTTTTTACTGACACGAGATCCAGACCCACTGTTAACACATGGGCATCCAATACTCGAGCCTTCAATGCTTCTTTCATTCAGGCCATAACTAAATTGGGCCGGGTCGGAATCAAGACCGGGAGAAATGGGAATATTCGGTTTGACTGTGGAAGATTTAACTGA